The following proteins are encoded in a genomic region of Proteiniborus sp. DW1:
- a CDS encoding vitamin B12 dependent-methionine synthase activation domain-containing protein yields MYIDKKEVLRYLGISISNIIHRHDDYIQDCIDEILKIANPKHIYKFYDISHECDYISINDTNMKLKGKSIAKHLNNCTRCVLLGITLGISIDKRIEYYKTHDLTRSLTLDACATALIENICNHIQEEIRKIAKENYGCNITSRYSSGYGDLPLSLQSTMLRVLQADKIGLTVTEQFIMIPRKSITAIIGLSNNNYSEKGCMSCDRYEDCRYRKE; encoded by the coding sequence ATGTATATAGATAAAAAAGAGGTTTTAAGATATTTAGGTATTAGTATAAGCAATATCATCCATAGACATGATGATTATATTCAGGACTGCATTGATGAAATATTAAAGATTGCCAACCCTAAGCATATATATAAATTTTATGATATAAGCCATGAATGTGATTATATATCAATCAATGATACGAATATGAAGTTAAAAGGAAAAAGTATAGCAAAACATCTTAATAACTGTACAAGGTGTGTCCTACTAGGAATTACTTTAGGAATTAGCATAGACAAGAGAATAGAATACTACAAAACACATGATTTAACTAGAAGTTTAACACTAGATGCCTGTGCTACTGCCTTAATAGAAAATATTTGTAACCATATTCAAGAAGAAATCAGAAAAATAGCTAAAGAAAACTATGGTTGTAATATCACTTCAAGATATAGCTCTGGCTATGGTGATTTACCATTAAGCCTTCAATCAACTATGCTAAGAGTTTTACAGGCTGATAAAATAGGGTTAACAGTTACTGAGCAATTTATAATGATACCTAGAAAATCTATAACAGCCATTATAGGTTTAAGCAATAATAACTATTCTGAAAAAGGATGTATGAGTTGTGACAGATATGAAGACTGTAGATATAGAAAGGAGTAA
- a CDS encoding homocysteine S-methyltransferase family protein produces the protein MSIMDILKDRLVFFDGAMGTMLQEAGLQAGEAPERLNIEKPELVMDIHKRYLEAGSDIITTNTFGANRLKLNNTSYSVKEAIVAGVAIARNSGKNHYVALDIGPIGQILEPTGTLSFDKAYELFKEQIVIGTKAGVDLILIETMSDLYEMKAAILAAKENSNIPIFATMTFQENGRTLMGTDPKTMVFVLEALGVDVLGINCSLGPKDLSSIVDEVLKYSSTPVMVKPNAGLPYYDKGKTIYNFGPKEFSQELVHMANKGVAIFGGCCGTNPDHIRYMIESLKNKTPIRLSSKEYTTICSGSKTVFIDDSIKIVGERINPTGKKELKNALISMNMDYVLNEAINQHKLGADILDINVGLPEIDEAKTMSTVIKRIQGILDIPLQIDSTKPQVIEEAARIYNGKPIINSVNGDIKLMEQVFPIAKKYGANIIGLTIDEKGLPKTCEERIKICEKIIGTAEKYGIDKNNIIIDCLTLTASVDQAQVFETLKAIKEIKTRFGVKTVLGVSNISYGLPQRELLNKSFLIMALTYGLDLPIINPNDKEMTDIIRAFRVLSNTDKNAENYIKNYKNVSEDSKKHVSLTTYEKDIETIIYNGLKDEIITATEELLKTVEPMDIVNSHIIPALDLVGEKYENGDIFLPQLIQSAETVKKSFEIIKKHLNNNKQHSINKGKILLATVKGDIHDIGKNIVKVLLENYGYEVIDLGKDVSIEDILTSIIKHDIRLVGLSALMTTTVANMEKTILEIKQKGLQCKIMVGGAVLTEEYAQMIGADYYGKDAREAVRIAEAVFDKQMML, from the coding sequence TTGAGTATAATGGATATTCTTAAGGACAGATTAGTATTTTTTGATGGTGCTATGGGAACCATGCTTCAAGAAGCTGGACTTCAAGCAGGAGAAGCACCAGAAAGATTGAATATTGAAAAGCCGGAGCTAGTGATGGATATACATAAAAGATATTTAGAAGCTGGCTCTGATATAATAACAACTAATACATTTGGAGCAAATAGACTAAAGCTAAATAACACCTCCTATTCTGTAAAAGAGGCAATTGTAGCTGGGGTTGCTATAGCAAGAAATTCAGGAAAAAACCATTATGTAGCGCTAGATATAGGCCCTATAGGTCAGATTCTAGAACCTACTGGTACTTTATCATTTGATAAGGCTTATGAACTCTTCAAAGAACAGATAGTAATTGGAACTAAAGCAGGAGTTGATTTGATTCTTATAGAGACTATGTCTGACTTGTATGAAATGAAGGCAGCTATTTTAGCTGCTAAGGAAAATTCAAATATACCTATTTTTGCAACTATGACTTTTCAGGAAAATGGCAGAACCTTAATGGGAACAGATCCAAAAACCATGGTCTTCGTCTTAGAAGCTTTAGGAGTAGATGTATTAGGCATTAACTGTTCTTTGGGGCCTAAGGACCTTAGCTCCATAGTTGACGAGGTACTAAAGTATTCTTCAACTCCAGTAATGGTCAAACCTAATGCAGGACTACCATACTACGACAAAGGAAAAACCATCTATAATTTTGGACCAAAGGAATTTTCACAAGAATTAGTTCACATGGCAAACAAAGGAGTGGCTATTTTTGGTGGCTGTTGTGGAACCAATCCTGACCATATACGTTATATGATTGAGTCATTAAAGAACAAGACCCCTATAAGGCTTTCTTCTAAAGAATATACTACTATTTGCTCTGGAAGTAAAACTGTTTTTATTGATGACAGTATAAAAATAGTTGGAGAAAGGATAAATCCTACTGGAAAAAAAGAACTTAAAAACGCTTTAATATCTATGAATATGGACTATGTATTAAATGAAGCCATTAATCAGCACAAACTAGGAGCAGATATTTTAGATATTAATGTTGGTCTACCAGAAATTGACGAAGCAAAGACTATGTCTACAGTTATAAAGAGAATACAAGGCATCCTAGATATTCCTCTCCAGATAGATAGTACAAAGCCACAGGTTATTGAAGAGGCTGCTAGAATCTACAATGGTAAGCCTATTATCAATTCAGTAAATGGAGATATAAAGTTAATGGAACAAGTATTCCCTATTGCTAAGAAGTATGGTGCTAATATAATTGGTCTCACTATAGACGAAAAAGGGTTACCAAAGACCTGTGAAGAAAGGATAAAAATATGCGAAAAAATAATAGGCACTGCTGAAAAATATGGCATTGATAAAAACAACATTATTATTGATTGTCTCACTCTTACTGCATCTGTAGATCAAGCCCAAGTTTTCGAAACACTAAAAGCTATAAAAGAAATCAAAACTAGATTTGGGGTAAAAACTGTACTTGGAGTTAGCAACATTTCCTACGGCTTGCCTCAAAGAGAACTTCTTAATAAAAGCTTTTTAATCATGGCTTTAACCTATGGACTTGACCTCCCTATTATAAACCCTAATGATAAGGAAATGACAGATATAATAAGAGCATTTAGAGTATTATCTAATACAGATAAAAATGCTGAAAATTACATAAAAAATTATAAGAATGTTTCTGAAGATTCTAAAAAGCATGTAAGCCTAACTACATATGAAAAAGACATTGAAACCATTATATATAACGGGCTTAAGGATGAAATTATAACTGCTACTGAAGAACTACTAAAAACTGTGGAACCTATGGATATTGTCAACTCTCATATAATTCCTGCCCTAGACTTGGTTGGAGAAAAATATGAAAATGGAGACATCTTTCTACCACAACTAATACAATCTGCAGAAACTGTAAAAAAATCCTTTGAGATAATTAAAAAACACCTAAATAACAACAAGCAACATAGCATAAATAAAGGTAAAATTCTATTAGCAACAGTTAAGGGAGATATTCATGACATTGGAAAAAACATTGTCAAGGTGCTTTTGGAGAACTATGGTTATGAAGTCATTGACTTAGGCAAAGATGTATCTATTGAAGATATTCTTACTTCCATAATCAAGCACGATATAAGGCTTGTCGGATTAAGTGCTCTAATGACAACTACAGTAGCAAATATGGAGAAAACAATATTAGAAATAAAACAAAAGGGACTACAGTGTAAAATCATGGTAGGTGGTGCAGTTCTTACTGAAGAATACGCTCAAATGATTGGAGCTGACTACTATGGCAAAGATGCTAGGGAAGCTGTTAGAATCGCTGAAGCTGTTTTTGATAAACAGATGATGTTATAA